The Candidatus Omnitrophota bacterium genome contains the following window.
GATATGGGTTTGAGGCTTATGGTTGTCCGCGCCCAGTGCTGTTATAGGATGCCCGCGCGTTATGATGACCTTTTGGACATTGACTGTTTTATACCTGAAGTGGGAAATACCAGCGTGACATTTGCCTGCAATATTTTTCGCGGCGATGATTTGCTTGCCGAGGGCAGTACTGTTCATGTGTGCACGGATGTTTTAGGTAAGCCCAGACGTATCCCGCAGGCCTTGAAAGATGCTTTGGCATAAAGGGTTTTTTTAGGTAATTTAAGCGGCGGCCTATGAAAAATGCGTTTTCTCCAAGCGCAGAAGGTCCGAGAGCAGGCCTAAAAAAACTTAGCTTAATCAGATAAGGATCTTGCAAGAGGTTTGTTATGATCGCGGCATTACCGGTAGATTATTTTTTTAGTTTATTATTCAGGCAGGCGTGACAATGCCCGCCGCGGCAGAGAGATCTTGTATTTTTTTTAGCGTAAGGCAGTTTTTTAAATTTGGCTACCAGCATTCTACCCTTATATCCTTATCGGGACTATTGATGCAATAGGAAAGGATAAGGCGCTTGTTGTCAAAGAAACCCGCGAGAGGAGAAAGAAGCGTATATGCAGTATAAAAATGCCAAAAAAGAGGTCTGCCGTTTATTGAAGAACATGTCGGCAGCTATTGTAGAAAAATGGTCCGAATCGGTATTCAATGTTCCGGGTTTC
Protein-coding sequences here:
- a CDS encoding thioesterase family protein — its product is MAKHTAQLRVRYKETDRMGVAYYSNYFVWFEVARTELLRKAGCPYTRIESDMGLRLMVVRAQCCYRMPARYDDLLDIDCFIPEVGNTSVTFACNIFRGDDLLAEGSTVHVCTDVLGKPRRIPQALKDALA